The sequence AAGTACACCTAGCTGTGTGATGAAGAGCACAAGCACACCTAGCTGTGTGATGAAGTCACTCTTAATATTCTTTGCATTGATCTTCCTAAAGTGTCTAGCAAGAATGATTGATGGTACAATTAATTCCAAAAAAGTGTTTTGGGGGACTTTCATGTTTTCCTTGTAATTTCCAGTGGTCCGTAACTGGTAAATTTATGCCATTCCTGTTTTGGTTTACATACACAGCAAAACCATCAGATTTAAAGTATTTAATAAGAATTCAACTAAGCTGGTTTCATCATTCTAAATCACTGTTGTTATGTTCACCATTAGTCTGTACAAGGTGGGACATACTGAATGGACATTGTCTTGATGTGATACACACTGTTAGTTTGATATCTAATTGCTCCATATATATTTCACACTTTcataaaaacaatataattttatatttatttctttttaatttataaaaactaTGTGATGTTGGGACGACAATCATATGTTCGAATGAGACAGAATGAAAAATGCTAGGTATCAAACTATCCATGCTCGGTACTCGGTCATCTGTACTTTGAAATGCACATGGCGACATTTAAAAGTATTCCCCATTTTCCCCCATGCATCatttaattttgatgtgttataTATCAATGGAAAGTACTTTTCATACTGCCACCTAAcaaaaaacatatatttgaagACAAAAGTATATCGGGAAAAGCAGTGTCAAACTAGACAATGATTGAAAGGAATTTTTGGCACACAGTAAGTATATTTGATTGCTCGTATCTGATGACGCTTGAATCTAACAAGCTGGAAATCAGCAGATTTATACATCTCTTCTTCATGGAGATGTTTACATTCTAACAAAGTCCAAGATATGCAAGTTGTAGAGCTACAAAACTAGGCAGAAATATACCAATGGTAGAACCTTCCTCGCACCAAGCTCATTACTTCCGTATTATTCATTAATACTCAGAAGATCGGAAAATCTCCAACTTTGGAGATATTGTTTCCTCCATATTTAGAGTGAATAGGaactgtatactagtatatgactTTACAAACCTTAATAgcgaacttgcaaacccgccatgttgaatgttgcatcatgggaaatgagataataaatgctaatcaattagtattgtaaacaatattgttacattgtttgtaaccacagataatcaatttatagtcaccctgacctttgtgggaggtttatcggtagctccagattaggtattacaataaccacagataatcccacagtcctttgcatctacgcatgctcagtctggattgcaagttccctattggtgaCAAGACTGACTATAGGAATTGTCATTTACTGTTAAATAAAGGAAATCAATCAAGTTTCTAATTCGTCTGcttttcataattatgtaagtgatatgaaaattactggaaaagtgtatgtgtatggttTCAAGGGGTGTAGATATAAGTTGATAGCAAGCACAAACAACCACCTCCTCTTTCCATTTTCTACATTTCCTAGATTGGTAAAATATttaaggacttggcatatgttacttcacattgatttttcaagtaggatgtccatgaaaaaattgttttataaattaaaaatccaaaatcaaTACCCAATGACCACTCTAAATAAGGCAGaatgttttgatgaaataaagaTGTGCATGTTGTATATAATATTGACGCACAGAGGATACTTCCTGCAGACCTGTTTATTTCATGTGACAGAAACtttcacaaaacaaattataaCAAGCAAAATTGTAAGTTTTTGACATATCGTAATTCTACCAAAAAGTTTGAAGGAAAACTTTTACATAGCTGGCACTGTCATAAATGCCttaataatgtttttaaaacttaGAAAACTTTGTTTCACATTTGTAAGACGAATTTTTAGTAAGATAAAGAgcaaaatgaataatttgcataactggTATTATTTATTTCTGCTTTACTTGTTCTTTTTGGAGTTTAAGTAGCAAAGATTTGTTTAAAACAGGTAATAATGTActtataaacaaaaaaatatacaaatgaaaccACAAAAAAGGCAAGCGCTTACAAATTAAAcactagtctatctgctagacctcaaatgttcttccgatacaatacgacacacgactgAACAtcactatcgaggatggaacatgtTCGGGCAAGACCTCACTGTgaactttgttcgcttatagcatcgaaagaaagcctgaacgtctagcagcaagactaatgaAGCAGCAGCTGAAAGGTCCACTGAATGTTGTCTGCCCTAAAAAAGCTGAATTCCCTTCTATACGTTGAAAATATGCACAAAAACGAGAATATTTTTTAACCAGATTTTAATTACTCTCGTTACATTTGTGGCAGTGCCAACTACATTTTAATTTCCCTTTAATACTGGCATGTACAATCTAGAACAAAGTAGAATTTCTTGCAAAAATCAGAAGTTTGGTATGATTGTTAACAGCAAACTGAAATAACACCTTAACTGAATTTCatgttgatattatttttttctgtaaaatacAGGTATTTTTATCTATCATTCTTGTTGCTTTTGGCAACTcatatgaaaataatgatgTAATGAACTGTGATCCACTATAAAGTAAGAGAAAATTTTACATGTCCCTTTTCAAGAGATAGAGAAAAAAagatatgaaaatagatatgctGGTTTGATTTGCCAATGATAAAGTCTTTGTTAGAATCAAGATCTTTGTTTAACATAGAGTTCACCCAACTATGCTCTATCACAGGAAATCTTAATATATCCatataattctttttttctacTCATAGTTTGAAATCAATCCTCGCTGGCAGTAATTCAAGTTCATAAATGTTTTCACTTCATATACAACACTATGCAAAGCAGCTGGTTCTGATATCCTATTGTCCTATATGACCTGTActattctatttttttaaaggGGAGATCAACACACCTCGGTCAATAGAGAAATACAATGCGTAACagattaggccaaaaaaatgaataatttctggtcagcgcacgcatcacttaaatacacCCCCATGTcggccttttttttttttttacatgtttgtccagcccatgcactCTGCAGATttgtggggaaacacaaaaataaccctccctacttcagtgaagacaactgcagaaccaataatgaacaagcaaatgacatctgcccccacatacacacttgctctaaagtactaaattaAACGAACAgcaactgccataaatagtagattgattgattgatttgttgagaattataaaaaaagaaaaagaaaaaaaaagtgtcgTCGCACCATTGTAGGCAACTGTCCTGAcaagaaacaattcttttttttcttcttggcCTTAGAAGATGATGATCTAAGAACCTTGATATATGTCCATCAATGTGACAGCATTGTAAACACGAAGGATGACAGTTTGCGATGCTAGAATGTCCATATCCATATCCTTGGCATTGTGACTGTGCTAGCTCTTGTAGTTGCCCATATATGTGTCGGCTAAATAAACAACGTGGCCTCCCCTCTACAAATTTAGAACAGTCCAGGTAATACAGGATAGATTGAGATGGAAACTAGGAAAGGTTactacatatttatatatatgccTAAGAGGTGACAGACACTTCAAGAGGGGTTGATTTGGTCAAAGTGACTGGTTCTGTTGGTGACTTATTGTCACCACTagtagtgttactgttagtatCTTTGACAATGGGTTTCTGTCCTTTGAATAACTGGATACTCAAACGATACAGTTCTGGGTCCATATCTGCTGCAGTATAGGCACTTGTATCAGTTTCCTACAAGTAAAGTATACAACATTATTAAATTCAGGTTTTACACAAGGTATCCTTATAGAGACTTACAAACTTGATATCTATGCataatgtatgaaaatgtacacCTATGATATCCTACTTTTACAACATACACTATATCTCCATTGGCTTTCAGTGACAGGAGATCATTAAATAATCTCGCTACTAAATAACTTGGTTATAAACTAATATTGTAGTGAACAACCCTACATGATCTTTGTTTTCAAGTCATCCAACAACACTCAAGGTTCTCAGAACACGACTCAAACATGTAGTTCGCTCTTTCATCTATGCAACCAATTCTTTGgaaccaatagggaacttgcaatccagactgagcatgctcagacgcaaaggactaagggattatctgaggttatcgtaatacctaatctggagctaccgataaaataaacctcccacaatggtcagggtaactataaattgattatttgtggttacaaacaatgtatcaacactgtttacaatactaattgatgagtatttattatcacatttcccatgatgcaacattcaatatggcgggtttgcaagttccctattgcccACCGCTCTCCACTTTGCACCTTTGAGACTTTTAAGTCAAGACTTAAGACATACCTTTTTGAGAGAGCTTATTTGTGACGGTATACAGTAAAGCATCAGTGAGCATCATCACTTGATGGATACCACACGCTACATAAATCTCTTTATCATATCAtgttatcatatacatgtatatagactTTGTTACTAAAACAACAttgttgtaaataaatacatgtttgaCTAATTTCAGTAACActgaaaacagtaaaaaaaaaaatttagacTATGAGTGTAAAGTGCTTACCTTTTCAGTTTTTCTGAGTTGTTTTCTGATAGCCATATCTCTTCTGGCACAGAGAGCTCGTCTACAAGGACCTATGTCTGTGAACAGTCTTGCTCTTTGTTTCTGTCTCTTCAATGAGGCCGCATTAAAAGCACCAAGATCACTGTCAAATAGTTTTAACTTGGGACCATGCCAATCTGAACACAAGATAACAAGGAAGTTATAATAGTGCTTAAGTTGGTGTTTTGGTGAAACATCTCGTAAGTCTAAACGTtcatacaaccatgcagaaaccaataaggaACTGCATATTCCACATGTCATGATCACTATTTCTAGATGCAAACATGCAAGCGTCAATGTTGTTACATCTACATTTGATGTCCACATGCTGgcactttagttcatttcattttgtagcAAAAAAACTATTCATTCACCATACTATCTTTCCAGCGTAGCAAGATCAGTTTCTTATCACTTTGTGTGTAGAACAAGAGCTGGTGAACTACTATGACCTTTGAACtgagaaatgaaatgaatacactacactacataccCTCTTCTAGAGCTTTTTGGCAGACATCGGTGATCTGAGCCATCAAGTTTGATCCGGCTAACACCTTGGAAACTCCAATTGTGGCAAGGACGTTGCCAGGTGAGAATTTCTTCAAAGCTGTGATTGGCTGTTCCTCTCTCTGCTGTACTTGGGTGTCCTTCATGAGACTGGCAAAGTCAACATCCAGCACATCCAGTCTCTCTGAATAGAGTATGTATGGAGAAATTTATGACATAGCAATCCATTTGTTAAAAAAAAGTAGATGTGGTCAAGTAGTAATCATCACAAAGGACTCcagaatatgtaaattggtCTTTCGATATCGGTGGTAAatagataaaatctaccaaaGCTCCCCAGTCACTTTACCAAAGTTCCCAAAATACTATGATCCAATATATGGGAAACTTTTccagttttatcagatttccccCTCCTGgactggggttccccaacctcAGCAAACATAATGCAAATAGACACAACTTCTCAAACGTACATAAATAAAGAAGATGCGACTCTGAGCGAGATTTTACTATGGGCGAGTACCAGGATGCAATCTACATggatcaaaatgttttgattttcactGGCGACTGGCGACTGAAAGGAGTGTGCTATGGTTTAAGATATTTTCCCgctattaataatattatataatatgcCCCATAATCTGGTCTTCGAGGAGTCAGGAGCGACATCACATCTTACGTAATACTGCATATACACTATGATAATGTACTATCATTTCattgtacaatttattttaatttacaagTTTTTGACATCTACATACCCACAGGTGTCTCCTCAGGCTGTTCTTCTTGTTTTTCTTCCTCCATCTGGGAATCTTCTTCTATCATAGCTTCAAGTTCATCTTCACTGATAGCTTCATATGCATCCTCATAGGTGACAACAGTGTCTACTGGTCCATTCCCTTGATCGTTTTCACTTGCTGCATCTCCAATGGTACTTATTGGCATAGCAATGTTTTCAATTGGTTTGGAGTCTTCTATTTCAGGCTCCTTTGATGGTTCAACTTTCTCTTCAATATTCTCCTGTATCGGAACCTCAACTTCTGCCGGAACTTGTTCCTTTTCCTCTGACCTGCTTCTTGTCCTTGCCCTTTCTTTTCCCATCTCTCTAGCCCTTTCTCTATCTAAAGGTCTATCCTCATCTTTATTCCTGTCGGCTACAAACTCCTCTTCTTGTCTGTACCTACTGCTTTCTCTCTCATTCTCTTTGTGAGTTCTGCCTTCTCTTTTCCTGTAATCTGAACCTGATGAGCTATGTCTACTTGAAGTACTTCCAATGCTGGGACTACGCCTTCTGTGAGGAGGAATTCTTTCATCCTCATCCTCGGCAACTCGTCTTGTATTTCGCTCCCCCTCCCCTCTTATCTCTAATCTTTCATCTCTACCTCTTCTGTCACGActtctgtctctttctctcatTCCTCTATCTAAATCCCTGACCCTCTCTAACTCTCTGTCATCTTCCCTACTATATCTGTCTCGACTGTCTGATCTTGCAGACTCTCTGTAGGTCTGTCTGCTAATTTCTTGTCTCTGTCGACCATTGTCTTGCTTTCTGTATTCATCATCGGCCTTTGTTTCTATGACTATGTCCTGATCTgcactattactattactactgCTTCTGCTTTTGATTTGAGGTTCTGATAAAGAATCAACACTAACGTCTGACCAGTCACTGAAAACTTCCTCATTTTGTGGGAAGCTCTCTTCAATGACCTCTTTAGGCTTTCTATGCATCTCCTTGTCCTCTCTTTCTTCGTGTTCTTTCCTTGTATgttgaggaggaggaggaggaggaggaggaggagggggagAAGGTGATCTCTCCCTCACTCTCTCAGCTCTGGAAGGTCTGTATGTGTCTCTGATTTGTGGACTATCCCTCCTCTCAATTGGACGTTTTCTTTTCCGAATGGGCGAATCACTACCTGATTGGTCATCAACATCAGAATATGAACGTTTATGGGTTATTGGCGGCCTGTCCCTTGCAAATTTATCTGGTCTTGTGTCTCTGTCCATGTCATATTTACTGATTGGATCACGTGATCTAACACCTCCGCGATCTTCATTTCTGTCTGGATAGTCCCTATACCCTGCCACTCTTTCAATCCTACTTCTCATATTCCTGTCTGGGTCAACAAACTTTCCACGTCTCCCAGTATATCTTCCATCGCTAGGTTCATCTCTTGAGCGGCTGCGATCTGGTGGGTATCTCACATCATGACTTGGCTCAGACCTCTTTAACTTGCTAGGGGGTGTTGGACTGCGTCTTTCCATTCGTGGGATAATTTTACTGGCAAGTTTGGGTTCTCTGCGATCTCCTTCATGGCTGCTTGTGCTATGACTGGTTGGGGAGTCACGGTAACTGCGATAATTTCCAGGTGAATTCCTGTCTTCTTTAAACTTGCGTCTGGAACAAACAGGGCATAATATACAggtaaaaatagcgccaatggtattgtagcacaacatATCCATGCTCTACTGACAGGACAACATAGACACAAAACTATAGTACTGGTAATCAAAGCATAGacacaaaaacataataaaaacaAGATATTAATTAAATACTAACATATTGTACCTGGCTGATTCACTACTACGTTCTGGTGGTCTATCATATCTCTGTAAGTCTCTTTTTTCTTCTTGTCTCCTTTCCCATTCATCTTTCCTTGACTCTCTTTCTCTACGGGATGAAAAGTCATCTTTTCCGATACCTCTTTTCTCAAACCTGTCCATGTCTTTACTATCTTGGTAATGTTTACCATAGTCCCTGCTGTCATCTCTTTGCCGTCTTTCTCTGGAACTTGGTCTACTATCAACTTTCTTCTTTACTTTTTCTACAGAGTGAAACCACATCAAATAAATggttggaatttttttttttttatttaattttttttttttttttgcttgaaACTGTTCCCACTGATTCTTTTTTATACAGATGCTTACACATACATAATTCTACATAAATCTAATCAGGTTTTGGACAATGCATAGACTgtgagtcattactccaggagtcctcAAAATTTGCATTTGTCTAGTGAGTGATTTACAATGTTTGTAATCAAAGGAACTGAAAGCATTtatctgttttcattttaattgcACTAGCCAGGTTGGGTTAAATTTTTCAGGGTCTGAGCCTTCATTTTTGAAGTTgatcaatattttgaaagtaGAAGAAGATATCTTGGAAGGTATCAAATCAATTACCAGAAGGATAGGGTGAACGTCGTCTTTCAAATCTATCAGGAGATCGTCTTTCCAGGGAATGTCTCTTTGGTGAGATGGATCGTTTCTTTATGGGAGGTGTTCGTCCTCTAGGTGAAATTGATCTTCTCTTTGGTGAATACGATCTATGTAGTGGTGGGGGTGAAGGTGACGGACTACGCACTTTATGTTTTTTCACTGGTGGTGGCGATGGTGACCGCATTTTCTTGCGAGACATGCGAGGTGGTGGCTCTCTGGGTATGGGAATATCCCTGGTCATAAGAGAAAagaatttatgaaggatatgtaATCCTACAATGTGGGGAAGTCTTTGATTCATATGTGTATGATATGTTTTCAATCAAAATGCATGTGTCACACTAAAAATCATTTCTGTTCAAGAgcattttgaaaaacaatgctATTAAATCTTACAACACATCGTGATTTCTATCAGCATCCCTTACAAATTTTAACTGATGGTAGAATGTcgtattttttgtatttatccACCTACTTGTGTTTAGACTTTTTCTCTGGTTTATCTTCAAAATGtgatttctttttcttctttgtctTCACATGGGTTATATCCATTTCAGGTTCGTCTGGAGGTGGAGGACTCGGTGTATGAGGACCTTTACGCATGGGGGATTTGCGTGACTTCCGAGAACGTGGAGGTGAATATTCCTGAGCAGGGCTTGGAGTCCGTGGTCCTTTTCTTGAGAATGGCTCTGGAGTTGGAGTCTTTGGACCCTTCCTGTCCCTAGGTACACaagtatattttatgtaaactaTGGTACAACCTAAGTTTAGAAGTTATTTGACTCAAGGGAAAATATTTTCGTAACACCAAAACTAAACTAAATTGACCAGTCAAAGTGTAAATTCATAAAGGTTTCAGCAACCAAACTAAAGAGTCCACTCAGCATGGCAAGAATGTTATATTCAAATAACGAAGGACATGTCTGAATGAGAAGACACTTCACTTTGTACCTTGGTGATTCTGGAGGAGTCCTAGGTCCCTTACGCTTCTCACGAGATTTGCGTCGTTTCTTCGGTGGGGTTGTGCGTGGCAGATTTGGTGAAGGGATTTCTTTCCGTAGTTTAGAAGGGGGCGTTGAATCTTCTGATGACACCTTGTAGATAATGTAACAAAAGAAACTAGTAatcaaaattgtttatttccaaTTTTTGAGAAACCCTATACAATGgtcacaaatattaatattaacaaTGTCAGTTTTCATTATAGCACGGTTCCACCAGTGTGTGAAAAGTGCTTTAAGGCCCTAGCACAGACCAATAGTGACACAACAGCCTTTAAAACTTCCTCCACTACCTTGGGAACATACACTGCAGAGCAAGAGCAGTTTCTGTAAGCACATACATTAActttaaagcattcacatagcCACCTCTATCCTACTACATGTAGGTCCTTAATTACACAGCTGGGTTGTTACAGGTGCACAAATACTGCCCAGGGGCTATAGCCATTCAGAAAAACCTGGCAGCAGCAAGGATGAGCAGCAACCTGCAGATTGTAAGCCAGCCAATCTccaatttcaaacatttgtgAGTTTTGACACACtggaatttgaaattaaaacttttttaatttttttattatccattatcaatattaaaataagaTAACTACCAAGAGTATTTGACCATTATGCGTCTTCAggtcaagtccatgtaaaagaCAGTGGCCATGGCAGGTTTGGGTTAAATCAGATTTTAATGTGATTTTTTAGCTTTATGTAGCATATTGAGATTCTTAATTGAATACCATTATATAAGAATAGTACATTggatttattcaaatttacctGTTTTTCAATTATCAcgttttctttttccttttctcTCTTCTCTTTTTCAATTTCCAGTTCCAGCTCCCTTTGTAATTGTTGTCGTCTCATCTCTAGGGTTAATTCCCTTTCAAAATCCAACAAACTCTCATTACCATCCTCCCATTCCTCTGGAAGACACAAACGTTTACCAATATCGGttcaaaaaaaataaacgaCAAAGTTGGGATGGAGATGGGGGTAGGGGTACGAACTCTTGGTACAGCCTAGACTAATCCTTGTTCAAGGGCCCTGGTttcaccacagacaaggaagaacaCATCAGCAATGGACCCTCTCCCATTGTCTGAATGGTAGTCTCCAGTAAACACTACCGGTACtcattgtcatggaaataacttttATACCATTCAactttccttgtctgtgatttcaCAAAAAAAACCTTAGACACAGATAGATGTAGTCTATAGTTTGTGGATTCCTCCCATTCCCACAAAGTGTGGTATAATTACTACAGTTCTTTATTCACGACAAGAATTACTGTAGATGGAGTATTTACATCACTTTACAGTAATTACACGAATACCCAATGGCTTTTCATTCTATCATTTCCCCACCTACTTTTGGTAACTCCACTGGGTTACCTGGGTTATCCTGACTTCTAAAAGGGTTACATGGATGACTTACATGTAGTAACATAACTGTTTTCATTCTAACATTTCCCCACCTGCTTCCAGTAATTCCACTGGGTTACCTGGGTTATCCTGACTTCTAAAAGGGTTACATGGATGACTTACATGTAGTAACATAACTGTTTTCATTCTAACATTTCCCCACCTGCTTCCGGTAACTCCACTGGGTTATCCCAGTCTAATAGAGTGTCTTCTCTATCACTATCAGGTGATCGTTCCCTAGCTAGAACCACCGGACTGATTTCACGTCTTTTTCCCTTCACTGGTTCATCCTCACCTTTATCTCGGTGACTACTTCTCTGACGCGACCTCTCCCTCTGCAAAGTAGAAAATTTGATTACACTTGACATTCGTTTTTTTCCCAATGGCTCTGTGATAGGAAATGTTGACAAAGCAATGAGGTCAGTCTGATGGTAACCACGACAATGGCAGACCAAGTATATGGAAGCTAACTTGAATGGAGACAAACACTAAAAACAATTATTCTGGCATACTGACAAGGTATCATTGCATca comes from Glandiceps talaboti chromosome 11, keGlaTala1.1, whole genome shotgun sequence and encodes:
- the LOC144442255 gene encoding uncharacterized protein LOC144442255 isoform X4 is translated as MSKIHRKVTVDSSKSIQDSSQSSRRRPSVFERLGPGGGGRESRLSSDGIRPETCRNWLRDGHCPYGSKCRFQHSLASRKRPRGERSPDRRRDDLDSEDLRHKVRSRRRDPSSERRSRDRSYSPKRERSRQRSSHRDKEEWEDGNESLLDFERELTLEMRRQQLQRELELEIEKEKREKEKENVIIEKQVSSEDSTPPSKLRKEIPSPNLPRTTPPKKRRKSREKRKGPRTPPESPRDRKGPKTPTPEPFSRKGPRTPSPAQEYSPPRSRKSRKSPMRKGPHTPSPPPPDEPEMDITHVKTKKKKKSHFEDKPEKKSKHKDIPIPREPPPRMSRKKMRSPSPPPVKKHKVRSPSPSPPPLHRSYSPKRRSISPRGRTPPIKKRSISPKRHSLERRSPDRFERRRSPYPSEKVKKKVDSRPSSRERRQRDDSRDYGKHYQDSKDMDRFEKRGIGKDDFSSRRERESRKDEWERRQEEKRDLQRYDRPPERSSESARYNIRKFKEDRNSPGNYRSYRDSPTSHSTSSHEGDRREPKLASKIIPRMERRSPTPPSKLKRSEPSHDVRYPPDRSRSRDEPSDGRYTGRRGKFVDPDRNMRSRIERVAGYRDYPDRNEDRGGVRSRDPISKYDMDRDTRPDKFARDRPPITHKRSYSDVDDQSGSDSPIRKRKRPIERRDSPQIRDTYRPSRAERVRERSPSPPPPPPPPPPPQHTRKEHEEREDKEMHRKPKEVIEESFPQNEEVFSDWSDVSVDSLSEPQIKSRSSSNSNSADQDIVIETKADDEYRKQDNGRQRQEISRQTYRESARSDSRDRYSREDDRELERVRDLDRGMRERDRSRDRRGRDERLEIRGEGERNTRRVAEDEDERIPPHRRRSPSIGSTSSRHSSSGSDYRKREGRTHKENERESSRYRQEEEFVADRNKDEDRPLDRERAREMGKERARTRSRSEEKEQVPAEVEVPIQENIEEKVEPSKEPEIEDSKPIENIAMPISTIGDAASENDQGNGPVDTVVTYEDAYEAISEDELEAMIEEDSQMEEEKQEEQPEETPVERLDVLDVDFASLMKDTQVQQREEQPITALKKFSPGNVLATIGVSKVLAGSNLMAQITDVCQKALEEDWHGPKLKLFDSDLGAFNAASLKRQKQRARLFTDIGPCRRALCARRDMAIRKQLRKTEKETDTSAYTAADMDPELYRLSIQLFKGQKPIVKDTNSNTTSGDNKSPTEPVTLTKSTPLEVSVTS
- the LOC144442255 gene encoding uncharacterized protein LOC144442255 isoform X2, with the translated sequence MSKIHRKVTVDSSKSIQDSSQSSRRRPSVFERLGPGGGGRESRLSSDGIRPETCRNWLRDGHCPYGSKCRFQHSLASRKRPRGERSPDRRRDDLDSEDLRHKVRSRRRDPSSERRSRDRSYSPKRERSRQRSSHRDKGEDEPVKGKRREISPVVLARERSPDSDREDTLLDWDNPVELPEAEEWEDGNESLLDFERELTLEMRRQQLQRELELEIEKEKREKEKENVIIEKQVSSEDSTPPSKLRKEIPSPNLPRTTPPKKRRKSREKRKGPRTPPESPRDRKGPKTPTPEPFSRKGPRTPSPAQEYSPPRSRKSRKSPMRKGPHTPSPPPPDEPEMDITHVKTKKKKKSHFEDKPEKKSKHKDIPIPREPPPRMSRKKMRSPSPPPVKKHKVRSPSPSPPPLHRSYSPKRRSISPRGRTPPIKKRSISPKRHSLERRSPDRFERRRSPYPSEKVKKKVDSRPSSRERRQRDDSRDYGKHYQDSKDMDRFEKRGIGKDDFSSRRERESRKDEWERRQEEKRDLQRYDRPPERSSESARRKFKEDRNSPGNYRSYRDSPTSHSTSSHEGDRREPKLASKIIPRMERRSPTPPSKLKRSEPSHDVRYPPDRSRSRDEPSDGRYTGRRGKFVDPDRNMRSRIERVAGYRDYPDRNEDRGGVRSRDPISKYDMDRDTRPDKFARDRPPITHKRSYSDVDDQSGSDSPIRKRKRPIERRDSPQIRDTYRPSRAERVRERSPSPPPPPPPPPPPQHTRKEHEEREDKEMHRKPKEVIEESFPQNEEVFSDWSDVSVDSLSEPQIKSRSSSNSNSADQDIVIETKADDEYRKQDNGRQRQEISRQTYRESARSDSRDRYSREDDRELERVRDLDRGMRERDRSRDRRGRDERLEIRGEGERNTRRVAEDEDERIPPHRRRSPSIGSTSSRHSSSGSDYRKREGRTHKENERESSRYRQEEEFVADRNKDEDRPLDRERAREMGKERARTRSRSEEKEQVPAEVEVPIQENIEEKVEPSKEPEIEDSKPIENIAMPISTIGDAASENDQGNGPVDTVVTYEDAYEAISEDELEAMIEEDSQMEEEKQEEQPEETPVERLDVLDVDFASLMKDTQVQQREEQPITALKKFSPGNVLATIGVSKVLAGSNLMAQITDVCQKALEEDWHGPKLKLFDSDLGAFNAASLKRQKQRARLFTDIGPCRRALCARRDMAIRKQLRKTEKETDTSAYTAADMDPELYRLSIQLFKGQKPIVKDTNSNTTSGDNKSPTEPVTLTKSTPLEVSVTS